One Miscanthus floridulus cultivar M001 chromosome 11, ASM1932011v1, whole genome shotgun sequence DNA window includes the following coding sequences:
- the LOC136491051 gene encoding UDP-glycosyltransferase 73D1-like, producing MERQRAAKPHFVLIPFTGTISHVIPMADLGCLLASHGAEVTIITTPVNAAIVQSRVDRAHPVSQSHGAAAITVTAVPFPAADAGLPEGCERMDLLRSQDEVPRFFVANRGFGEAVARYCLGVGEAPRRRPSCIISGMCQTWVLGLARELGVPYYVFHGFGAFALLCIEYLYKHRPHEAVASADELFDVPALPPFRLRLSRRQLPPHFLPATSVGGNALQGIRDFDVAADGFVVNTFEELESGSAALLAEATGKKVIAVGSVSLCRSPSLDPQPMSSDARRCMAWLDAKEPTSVVYVSFGSVGRMPPAQLMQLGMALVSCSSPVLWLVKGADSLPDDVKEWLRENTDADGVAGSKCLVVRGWAPQVAILAHPAVGGFMTHCGWGSTLEAVAAGVPMATWPFFAEQFINEQLIVDVLGIGVSVGVTKPTENVLTASNTAGGSEAEAEVGMEQVKKALDMLMDQGPKGEERRNKAHELKLKAKGALEKGGSSYNNLENLIQSFL from the coding sequence ATGGAGAGACAGAGAGCCGCCAAGCCACACTTCGTGCTCATCCCATTCACAGGAACCATCAGCCACGTGATCCCCATGGCAGACCTCGGCTGCCTCCTCGCGTCCcacggagccgaggtcaccatcaTCACCACGCCTGTCAACGCAGCAATAGTACAGAGCCGTGTCGACCGTGCCCATCCGGTGTCACAGTCACACGGTGCCGCCGCGATCACGGTCACCGCGGTCCCGTTCCCGGCCGCGGACGCCGGCCTGCCCGAGGGCTGCGAGAGGATGGACCTGCTCCGGTCTCAGGACGAGGTGCCTCGCTTCTTCGTGGCCAACAGAGGGTTCGGCGAGGCAGTGGCGCGGTACTGCCTCGGCGTCGGCGAGGCGCCACGCCGCCGTCCGAGCTGCATCATCTCCGGGATGTGCCAGACGTGGGTGCTAGGCCTGGCGCGCGAACTCGGCGTGCCCTACTACGTCTTCCACGGCTTCGGCGCCTTCGCTTTGCTCTGCATCGAGTACCTGTACAAGCACAGGCCGCACGAGGCTGTCGCGTCGGCCGACGAGCTGTTCGACGTCCCAGCGCTGCCGCCATTCCGGCTCCGGCTGTCGCGTAGGCAGCTCCCGCCGCATTTCCTGCCGGCCACTTCCGTCGGTGGGAACGCGCTGCAGGGGATCCGGGATTTCGACGTGGCCGCGGACGGCTTCGTGGTGAACACCTTCGAGGAGCTGGAGAGCGGCTCGGCGGCGCTCCTCGCGGAGGCGACGGGCAAAAAGGTGATCGCCGTCGGGTCCGTCTCGCTGTGCCGCTCACCGAGTCTCGACCCTCAGCCCATGTCGAGTGACGCGAGGCGATGCATGGCGTGGCTGGACGCCAAGGAGCCCACGTCCGTGGTGTACGTGAGCTTCGGCAGTGTCGGGCGCATGCCGCCCGCTCAGCTCATGCAGCTCGGCATGGCGCTTGTCTCGTGCTCCTCGCCGGTGCTCTGGCTCGTCAAGGGCGCCGACTCCCTGCCCGACGACGTCAAGGAGTGGCTGCGCGAGAACACCGACGCAGACGGCGTCGCAGGCAGCAAGTGCCTGGTGGTGCGCGGGTGGGCGCCCCAGGTGGCCATCCTGGCCCATCCAGCCGTTGGTGGCTTCATGACGCACTGCGGATGGGGCTCCACTCTTGAGGCTGTCGCAGCCGGTGTGCCCATGGCAACCTGGCCCTTCTTCGCCGAGCAATTTATCAACGAGCAGCTCATCGTGGACGTGCTTGGCATTGGGGTGTCTGTCGGTGTGACGAAGCCAACAGAAAATGTCTTGACTGCTAGTAACACCGCCGGTGGCAGCGAAGCGGAGGCCGAGGTGGGAATGGAACAGGTGAAGAAAGCCCTGGATATGCTCATGGATCAAGGGCCAAAAGGGGAAGAGAGGAGGAACAAGGCCCATGAGCTCAAACTGAAGGCGAAGGGCGCTTTGGAGAAGGGAGGATCATCTTACAATAATTTAGAGAATTTGATCCAGTCTTTTCTTTGA
- the LOC136491055 gene encoding UDP-glycosyltransferase 73D1-like, whose amino-acid sequence MEATLCPKPHFVVIPWPATSHMIPIVDIGCLLAAHGASVTIITTPASSQLVQSRVDRAGQGSAGITVTAIPFPGAKAGLPDGCERTDHIPSADLVPNFFVATTKFGEAVAQHCRLLTATHRPSCVVAGMVHTWAHGVARELGAPCFLFHGFSAFALLCCEYLNTHKPHEAVESLDELFDVPLLPPFEFKFSRRQLPIHFQPSSSIPQDRHRELREFELAVDGIVVNSFEELERDSAARLAAATGKTVLAVGPVSLCGSPPSLLDLRTSSDDARRCMAWLDAKKAESVLYVSFGSAGRMLPAQLMQLGLALVSCPWPVLWVIKGADTLPDDVNEWLQHNTDGDGLPESQCLAVRGWAPQVAILEHPAVGGFLTHCGWGSTLESVAAGVPMATWPFYAEQFLNERLIVDVLGIGVSVGVTKPTESVLTGGGGGKEKADVGMEQVKQVLDMLMDGGVDGEARKTKVKELKAKAKTALEHGGSSYMNLEKLMQFGA is encoded by the coding sequence ATGGAAGCCACCCTGTGCCCAAAGCCTCATTTCGTGGTCATCCCATGGCCAGCCACCAGCCACATGATTCCCATCGTGGACATCGGCTGCCTCCTCGCCGCGCACGGCGCCTCCGTCACGATCATCACCACGCCCGCCAGCTCGCAGCTCGTCCAGAGCCGCGTGGACCGCGCCGGGCAAGGCTCAGCGGGCATCACGGTCACCGCGATCCCGTTCCCGGGCGCGAAAGCCGGCCTGCCGGATGGGTGCGAGAGGACCGACCACATCCCTTCGGCTGACCTCGTGCCCAACTTCTTCGTCGCCACCACGAAGTTCGGCGAGGCCGTGGCGCAGCACTGCCGCCTCCTCACGGCGACGCACCGGCCGAGCTGCGTCGTCGCCGGGATGGTCCACACGTGGGCGCACGGCGTGGCCCGTGAACTCGGTGCGCCTTGCTTCCTCTTCCATGGCTTCTCTGCGTTCGCTCTGCTGTGCTGCGAGTATCTGAACACGCACAAACCGCACGAGGCAGTCGAGTCGCTGGACGAGCTCTTTGACGTCCCGCTCCTGCCGCCTTTCGAATTCAAGTTCTCCAGGAGGCAGCTGCCGATACACTTCCAGCCTTCTTCCTCCATTCCGCAGGACCGCCATCGGGAGCTCCGGGAATTCGAGCTGGCCGTGGACGGCATCGTCGTGAACAGCTTCGAGGAGCTGGAACGCGACTCGGCCGCGCGCCTCGCGGCGGCCACGGGCAAGACCGTGCTCGCCGTCGGTCCCGTCTCGCTGTGCGGCTCACCTCCTAGCCTCCTCGACTTGCGGACCAGCTCGGACGACGCCAGACGGTGCATGGCGTGGCTGGACGCCAAGAAAGCCGAGTCCGTGCTTTACGTCAGCTTCGGCAGCGCCGGGCGCATGCTTCCAGCGCAGCTGATGCAGCTCGGACTGGCGCTTGTGTCGTGCCCCTGGCCTGTCCTTTGGGTCATCAAGGGTGCAGACACGTTGCCCGACGACGTCAACGAGTGGCTACAGCACAACACCGACGGTGACGGCCTCCCGGAGAGCCAGTGTCTTGCAGTCCGCGGGTGGGCGCCTCAGGTCGCCATTCTGGAGCACCCGGCTGTCGGCGGCTTTCTGACGCACTGCGGGTGGGGCTCGACGCTGGAGAGCGTCGCGGCGGGCGTGCCCATGGCCACCTGGCCGTTCTACGCCGAGCAGTTCCTAAACGAGAGGTTGATCGTTGACGTGCTTGGCATCGGAGTGTCTGTCGGCGTGACGAAGCCCACGGAGAGCGTGCtcaccggtggcggcggcggcaaggagaAGGCGGATGTGGGAATGGAacaggtgaagcaagtgttggaTATGCTGATGGACGGAGGAGTGGATGGGGAGGCAAGGAAGACGAAAGTTAAGGAGCTGAAGGCCAAAGCAAAGACTGCTTTGGAGCATGGAGGATCGTCATATATGAATTTGGAGAAGCTGATGCAATTTGGTGCTTGA
- the LOC136492089 gene encoding uncharacterized protein, with the protein MGREEEEEPTLREAIAPAAVEATVGAAETPSAVEATEGEVEVEAPSVVEATKGEVEVEASTVAEALRTLGAEVVEIAMPGNFGAEVVEAGVNVARAAALEVETEELEARSFRKSLFLWRERGVWDELCRQRELLTHANELLSAWSAEAEDLRLRCDNQEAEVATAQGQVAPLAARVKELEEELTRVADERDASNSQVEEVRATAVAIAGQLGAEQRAHELTKGALAEATKAAEASQGEALKWREKAEGLDNEVSRLTEASVTLQTVLDREIEEHEVLQSAARTALHTGVKRALAVVSSHYAGVDVEGVSDGYVLSEDAVEAEEELMRLEAAVEGPGTALAKLFEEEVVPPSPSADAGDPAP; encoded by the exons ATGgggcgagaggaggaggaggagcctacacTCCGCGAGGCCATAGCACCTGCAGCTGTTGAGGCCACTGTGGGTGCGGCTGAGACCCCCTCGGCCgtggaggccaccgagggcgaggttgAGGTCGAGGCCCCCTCGGTTGTCGAGGCCACCAAGGGTGAGGTCGAGGTCGAGGCTTCCACAGTTGCCGAGGCCCTCCGGACCTTAGgggccgaggtggtggagatcgcgATGCCCGGGAACTTCGGGGCCGAAGTGGTGGAGGCCGGAGTGAACGTGGCGAGGGCGGCGGCcctggaggtggagacggag gagctcgaggcccggtccttcAGGAAGTCGCTGTTCCTTtggcgggagaggggcgtctgggacgaGCTCTGTCGGCAGAGGGAGCTGCTCACCcacgccaacgagcttctgtcggcatgGAGCGCGGAGGCAGAGGATCTCCGTCTTCGCTGTGACAACCAGGAGGCTGAGGTGGCCACGGCTCAGGGGCAAgtcgcccctttggcggcacgggtcaaggagctggaggaggaactGACCCGTGTGGCCGACGAGCGAGACGCCTCCAACTCCCAGGTGGAAGAAGTGAGGGCCACCGCCGTAGCcatcgccgggcagctgggtgcggagcagcggGCGCacgagctgacgaaaggtgccttggcagaggctaccaaggcggccgaggcttccCAAGGCGAGGCCCTAAAATGgagggaaaaggccgagg GGTTGGACAATGAGGTCTCGCGGTTGACCGAGGCCTCCGTCACGCTGCAGACAGTGCTCGATCGTGAGATCGAGGAGCATGAGGTGCTGCAGAGCGCCGCTCGCACC GCGCTACACACAGGCGTCaaacgcgccctggccgtcgtctcttcGCACTACGCCGGTGTCGACGTCGAAGGCGTCAGTGACGGCTATGTCCTATCCGAGGAtgccgtcgaggccgaggaggagctgatGAGGCTGGAAGCGGCAGTcgagggccccggcacggcgtTGGCGAAGCttttcgaagaggaggtggtccctccttcACCATCTGCCGACGCGGGAGACCCTGCGCCTTGA
- the LOC136491068 gene encoding two-component response regulator ORR5: protein MASRRGLGGEGSAPAPPHVLAVDDSSVDRAVIAGILRSSQFRVTAVDSGKRALELLGTEPNVSMIITDYWMPEMTGYELLKKVKESSRLKEIPVVIMSSENVPTRINRCLEEGAEDFLLKPVRPADVSRLCSRVLR from the exons ATGGCGAGCCGCAGGGGTCTCGGAGGCGAGGGGagcgcgccggcgccgccgcacgTCCTCGCGGTGGACGACAGCTCCGTCGACCGCGCCGTCATCGCCGGCATCCTCAGGAGCTCACAGTTCCGCG TGACAGCCGTGGACAGCGGGAAGAGGGCGCTGGAGCTGCTGGGCACC GAGCCCAAcgtgagcatgatcatcaccgaCTACTGGATGCCGGAGATGACTGGATACGAGCTCCTCAAGAAAGTCAAG GAGTCGTCCAGGCTGAAGGAGATCCCTGTGGTGATCATGTCCTCGGAGAACGTGCCAACCAGGATCAACAG GTGCCTGGAGGAAGGCGCTGAGGATTTCCTGCTGAAGCCCGTCCGCCCGGCCGACGTGTCGCGCCTCTGCAGCCGCGTCCTCCGGTGA